One window from the genome of Anolis sagrei isolate rAnoSag1 chromosome 4, rAnoSag1.mat, whole genome shotgun sequence encodes:
- the BLACAT1 gene encoding bladder cancer associated transcript 1, with product MPQFTFACFCGLHGFCKMKRKKEEADSEQETAV from the coding sequence ATGCCCCAGTTCACTTTTGCTTGCTTTTGTGGGCTGCATGGCTTCTgcaagatgaagaggaaaaaggaagaagctgACAGTGAACAAGAGACAGCTGTCTGA